DNA from Acetobacter aceti NBRC 14818:
GGCTGGTGACAACGCCAACCATCGCACGCAATACGGTTTTCGGCCCGTGGCTTTGCAGCCCGGGCTTTTTTTATGTCTGGATATCAGGGGACTCCAACCCGCGGTCAGCAAGGTCTATTTCATTTCAAATCGATCAGACTGAAAAGGACGGCAGACTTCTTGGCAGCGGCAAGAATCCAGACAGCTTTTTATGAATAAGCAGGCCAACCAATTATTGAGACATCCGAACAGGTAAAAATATATTATAAATAGTCTTTTTATATAAAAGGATTTTTCCCCACTATCCTTCCTGTTGAAAATTAGATGTTCACAAAACCATGAATTTGTCGTAATATTTTGCGGCGCAGATAAAAACATAAAGAGAAAAACAAAAAACTGCATGAAATAAAACAGGATTTCACAATGAAATTCTGTCTTTACAGTCCCATAAGCAGGTGAAGATGCTCTGAAATCCGGTAGCCAGGGTGTTTCCGCCGGATCCGGCTTAAGGGAAGACTTCAGCCACACAGGATTACAAAAGTGGGGCCGAACTGTTCATTCCGGGAAATTATCCTCTCAGATAAGGATTTACCTCTTTCCGGCAACGTCATCATGGAGACCACACGCTTGACCACAACAAACAGCACAGGGCCATCCCTGTCATCTGTCCTGAAATCAATTGAGATTTCACCAAATGCCGACAAGACCCTATGGATCGCAACCATCGTGGCCGCCATCTGCGGCGGCCTCTATGGATACGATACAGGCATCATTTCCGGTGCGCTTCTGCTGATCAAGCAGGATTTTCATCTCACCATCACCCAGCAGGAATGGGTGGCGGCCGCCATTCTCGCCGGCGCAGCCGTCGGGGCCATCGGTTTCGGCTGGTCCTCTGAAAAATTCGGGCGCCGGGCCACCGTCATCTTCGTCACGGCGATCTTTGTCATGGGATCGATCGCCTGTGCGCTCGCACCCAGCATAAACCTGCTGATTACAGCAAGGTTTTTCCTTGGACTGGCTGTCGGCGGCTCAACCCAGGTCGTGCCGACCTATATCTCAGAGCTCGCTCCTCCGAAAAGACGAGGCAATCTCGTCACATTGTTCAACGTGGCGATCGGTATCGGCATTCTTCTCGCCAACATCGCCGGCCTCATGATGCGCGACGAGTGGGGCTGGCGTCCGATGGTGGCGGCCGCGGCAGTCCCGGCGGCCTTTGTTTTCATCGTGATGTTCTTCCTGCCGAAGAGTCCGCGCTGGGCTGCCCGCAATGAGGGTCTGGATGTCGCGGCCGAACAGCTCGGACGCATCCGCACCACACGTGAAAGCGTCCAGAAGGAAGTTCGGGAAATTCACTCGAACATGCAGAAAATCGACACCACGGAGCGTGGCTGGAAAGGCCTGATGCTTCCCTGGGTACGGCCTGCGGTCATCGCGGCTTTGGGTGTCGCCTTCTTCACACAGGCTGGCGGCCTGGAGATGATGATCTACTATACCCCGACCTTTCTGACCGATGCCGGTTTCGGACCGCAATGGTCGCTCTGGGCCAGCCTTGGTGTGGCGATCGTCTACTGCATCATGACCCTGCTGGGCTGCCTGTTCGTGGACCGGATTGGCCGTCGCCGCCTGATGCTGATCATGG
Protein-coding regions in this window:
- a CDS encoding sugar porter family MFS transporter, which translates into the protein MTTTNSTGPSLSSVLKSIEISPNADKTLWIATIVAAICGGLYGYDTGIISGALLLIKQDFHLTITQQEWVAAAILAGAAVGAIGFGWSSEKFGRRATVIFVTAIFVMGSIACALAPSINLLITARFFLGLAVGGSTQVVPTYISELAPPKRRGNLVTLFNVAIGIGILLANIAGLMMRDEWGWRPMVAAAAVPAAFVFIVMFFLPKSPRWAARNEGLDVAAEQLGRIRTTRESVQKEVREIHSNMQKIDTTERGWKGLMLPWVRPAVIAALGVAFFTQAGGLEMMIYYTPTFLTDAGFGPQWSLWASLGVAIVYCIMTLLGCLFVDRIGRRRLMLIMGPGAVLSLVGLGICFALHPAPGSIGSFAVLAFLLLFMLFNSGGIQVVGWLTGAEMFPLPMRGAATSAHAAVLWGSNLVVTATTLELVQTLTLGGTMWFYAAVNLVSVMFVFLLVPETAGASLEDIETTLRQGTFRPRIGHSPKIIDNL